The following coding sequences are from one Triticum aestivum cultivar Chinese Spring chromosome 5A, IWGSC CS RefSeq v2.1, whole genome shotgun sequence window:
- the LOC123104884 gene encoding protein FAR1-RELATED SEQUENCE 5 isoform X2, protein MDAVKTMEILSEMKANDPDFNYTVQVDEESRIKTLMWVTSRGFDQYRCFGDAITFDTTYRTNLYDMPFGLFVGVNNHFQSIIFCGAMMRDEKEDTFKWIFREFIRMVGGKHPQTILTNQARAMELAIEVELPNTVHRWCKWHVLKKVKESMGVLWSKNSNFKMEFHKLVHHMITEEEFGAGWQDMLEKYNLRKHPFLTQIYEVQHKWAKPYFRGVFCAKMNSTQRSESANHLLKGYVPPGCPMHLFLKQFEKLQFDRESEESFQEKSTLLSGVSLRLNLPIERHASKVYTRAMFEKFDEELYKCGTHVLDEIVPRKIYKSTHIDAAAREKWSKVMVFFRLSKIPEKHIMKRWTRDARDVLPAYLVRYQRDRGPPSSDTFRHHTMYMKALECVLLGDSNVKCYGVFIAMMKEVQAALVPLSSDKDGMGLAEREQQNQLLVQNEQETLELQGCATRSQCDGESSCSVIVGQRKKWPRGRPTTSRDKALYEEHLKRLRFCTICKSQGHKCTTCPERGDVPKAPRKLPKCSNCGVLGHRRNACGTKKSGPFEPNFL, encoded by the exons ATGGATGCAGTGAAGACGATGGAGATTCTGTCTGAGATGAAGGCTAATGATCCTGATTTCAATTACACAGTACAAGTGGATGAGGAGAGCCGTATAAAAACACTGATGTGGGTAACAAGCAGAGGTTTTGATCAGTACAGGTGCTTCGGAGATGCAATAACTTTTGATAcaacataccgtaccaatctaTATGATATGCCTTTCGGTCTTTTTGTTGGAGTTAACAATCACTTTCAAAGCATAATTTTTTGTGGCGCAATGATGAGGGATGAGAAAGAGGACACATTCAAGTGGATATTCAGGGAGTTCATCCGCATGGTTGGCGGGAAACACCCGCAGACGATTCTTACTA ATCAGGCGCGTGCTATGGAGCTGGCTATTGAGGTAGAACTACCAAACACAGTACACCGTTGGTGTAAGTGGCACGTTTTGAAGAAGGTGAAGGAGTCGATGGGTGTGCTCTGGAGCAAGAACAGTAATTTTAAGATGGAGTTCCACAAGCTTGTACATCACATGATCACAGAGGAAGAATTTGGAGCTGGTTGGCAGGACATGTTGGAAAAGTACAACTTGAGGAAGCATCCATTCCTGACGCAAATATATGAGGTGCAGCATAAGTGGGCAAAGCCATATTTCAGAGGCGTGTTTTGTGCAAAGATGAATAGCACACAACGAAGTGAAAGTGCTAACCATCTGCTGAAGGGTTATGTTCCACCGGGGTGCCCTATGCATCTTTTCTTGAAACAATTCGAAAAGCTTCAGTTTGACAGGGAGTCAGAAGAGAGCTTCCAAGAGAAGAGTACATTGCTA AGTGGTGTCTCGCTTCGACTAAACCTGCCAATAGAGAGGCATGCTAGCAAGGTGTACACCCGAGCCATGTTCGAGAAATTTGATGAAGAACTATATAAATGTGGCACACATGTATTGGATGAGATTGTGCCGAGAAAGATTTATAAATCAACCCATATAGATGCGGCGGCAAGAGAAAAATGGAGTAAG GTTATGGTGTTCTTCCGTCTATCGAAGATACCCGAGAAACATATAATGAAACGATGGACAAGAGATGCACGTGATGTTCTCCCTGCATATTTGGTACGGTACCAAAGAGACAGAGGCCCTCCTTCTAGTGACACATTCAGGCATCACACAATGTACATGAAGGCGCTTGAATGTGTGTTGCTTGGTGATAGTAATGTTAAGTGCTATGGTGTTTTCATAGCTATGATGAAGGAGGTGCAAGCCGCTCTGGTGCCGTTAAGCAGTGATAAGGATGGCATGGGACTAGCAGAAAGGGAACAACAAAATCAGCTGCTTGTTCAGAACGAGCAAGAGACACTTGAGTTGCAAGGCTGTGCGACAAGGTCTCAGTGTGATGGTGAATCAAGTTGTTCAGTGATTGTAGGACAACGGAAAAAATGGCCGAGGGGTAGACCTACAACAAGCCGTGACAAAGCTCTGTATGAAGAACATTTGAAGAGATTGCGGTTCTGCACGATCTGCAAGAGTCAGGGCCACAAATGCACAACTTGCCCAGAGAGAGGCGATGTGCCCAAGGCGCCAAGGAAATTGCCAAAGTGTTCAAATTGTGGTGTGCTTGGACACAGGCGTAATGCTTGTGGCACCAAGAAATCTGGACCGTTCGAGCCTAATTTTCTGTAA
- the LOC123101575 gene encoding uncharacterized protein, translated as MCIETAPWTGASQHKEQAQLYLGLGENERSKRSLFQMGRRSKLSSPAAAIDGASSSTMVPVKKVPALNTAYNSGMLHSIAGDWNPNIKGVFSGIGMEELCKIKDMGNNNRIFSMSMLARIDPKDMKMYMGDGNHVIVNYREVAKCLGLSPCGRKIDIPGGVYLANREGLLENLHAILDTTMSRASRIPVVKVKKIIQNASKVAIVGAEKEKMIVACTIIAASTFLLPRGAHPKIANEILPVLAEPTQISDYDFCDYVVEGLREGAAKLREDLLHDPSQLSLQGCLVIPQIIFYDYHEHGMEGRETLSFPRLASYSDLMMKLQIRKHAARHGVAAGFEAVDVPRSPVINAVCGSATQEHGWATPSSSVHAPPTGFRVDHATEIPREILDAFKEAVEHQLKQREQEFMKMVEETQVKVLVEIKSKADAKRHRDPEDTLGDFMDRVKRQAPMAAAFPNVSQTSHRPRVSTDITQDLAETSREAARALMSVVVVNEEPRGNPETSAVAGASTRVQETDINSQAAVHVSAYGKDVAVQAGVDEPMEKTMIVDHK; from the exons ATGTGTATAGAAACAGCTCCCTGGACCGGAGCCTCCCAGCACAAAGAACAAGCACAACTGTATCTGGGGCTTGGGGAGAACGAGAGAAGCAAAAG ATCACTGTTCCAGATGGGCCGGAGGTCCAAGCTGTCCTCGCCAGCAGCTGCGATAGATGGAGCTTCTTCCTCAACTATGGTGCCCGTGAAGAAGGTGCCCGCACTCAACACGGCGTACAATTCGGGGATGCTGCATTCCATCGCCGGAGACTGGAATCCAAACATCAAAGGTGTGTTTTCCGGGATAGGCATGGAGGAGCTGTGCAAGATCAAGGACATGGGCAACAATAACCGTATCTTTAGCATGTCCATGTTAGCTAGGATAGATCCTAAAGATATGAAGATGTATATGGGCGATGGGAATCATGTTATTGTCAATTATAGGGAGGTGGCGAAATGTTTAGGGTTGTCGCCGTGTGGTAGGAAGATAGATATCCCGGGCGGGGTTTACTTAGCGAACAGGGAAGGCTTGCTagagaacttgcatgccatcttagACACCACCATGTCTAGGGCAAGTAGGATCCCTGTCGTCAAAGTGAAGAAAATCATACAAAACGCAAGCAAGGTAGCGATTGTAGGAGCAGAAAAGGAGAAGATGATAGTGGCATGTACAATCATAGCCGCTTCAACATTTCTCCTGCCTAGGGGAGCACACCCCAAAATTGCCAATGAAATCCTTCCGGTCCTAGCTGAGCCGACCCAAATCTCCGATTACGATTTCTGTGATTATGTTGTGGAGGGGTTGAGAGAGGGTGCTGCCAAGCTTAGGGAGGATCTCCTGCATGACCCATCTCAGCTGAGTCTCCAAGGGTGCCTTGTCATCCCTCAG ATCATTTTCTATGATTACCATGAACACGGGATGGAGGGACGAGAGACCCTGTCGTTCCCTCGCTTGGCCTCGTACTCGGATCTGATGATGAAACTGCAGATTCGCAAGCATGCAGCAAGGCATGGTGTGGCCGCTGGATTTGAG GCAGTGGATGTCCCCAGGTCGCCGGTAATCAATGCCGTTTGTGGGAGCGCAACTCAAGAACATGGCTGGGCCACGCCAAGTTCTAGTGTGCATGCTCCTCCTACTGGATTTCGTGTGGACCATGCGACAGAGATACCACGAGAG ATTCTTGATGCGTTCAAGGAGGCAGTGGAGCATCAACTGAAGCAGCGTGAGCAGGAATTCATGAAGATGGTAGAGGAGACACAAGTCAAAGTGCTTGTAGAAATCAAGAGCAAGGCAGATGCTAAACGGCACAGAGACCCGGAGGACACGCTTGGCGATTTCATGGATCGAGTGAAGAGGCAAGCTCCGATGGCTGCCGCATTTCCTAATGTGAGCCAAACCTCGCATCGGCCCAGGGTAAGTACAG ATATTACGCAAGATCTGGCTGAAACCTCAAGGGAAGCTGCTAGGGCTTTGATGTCAGTAGTTGTAGTTAATGAAGAGCCACGTGGCAACCCAG AGACGAGTGCGGTGGCGGGTGCATCAACGCGTGTGCAAGAAACTGACATCAACTCACAAGCTGCAGTGCATGTAAGTGCATATGGGAAAG ATGTTGCTGTGCAGGCTGGTGTTGATGAACCAATGGAGAAGACTATGATCGTGGACCACAAATGA
- the LOC123104884 gene encoding protein FAR1-RELATED SEQUENCE 5 isoform X1 yields MDAVKTMEILSEMKANDPDFNYTVQVDEESRIKTLMWVTSRGFDQYRCFGDAITFDTTYRTNLYDMPFGLFVGVNNHFQSIIFCGAMMRDEKEDTFKWIFREFIRMVGGKHPQTILTNQARAMELAIEVELPNTVHRWCKWHVLKKVKESMGVLWSKNSNFKMEFHKLVHHMITEEEFGAGWQDMLEKYNLRKHPFLTQIYEVQHKWAKPYFRGVFCAKMNSTQRSESANHLLKGYVPPGCPMHLFLKQFEKLQFDRESEESFQEKSTLLSGVSLRLNLPIERHASKVYTRAMFEKFDEELYKCGTHVLDEIVPRKIYKSTHIDAAAREKWSKVEFKIEVNDDESFFSCECGTFEHSGLVCCHALQVMVFFRLSKIPEKHIMKRWTRDARDVLPAYLVRYQRDRGPPSSDTFRHHTMYMKALECVLLGDSNVKCYGVFIAMMKEVQAALVPLSSDKDGMGLAEREQQNQLLVQNEQETLELQGCATRSQCDGESSCSVIVGQRKKWPRGRPTTSRDKALYEEHLKRLRFCTICKSQGHKCTTCPERGDVPKAPRKLPKCSNCGVLGHRRNACGTKKSGPFEPNFL; encoded by the exons ATGGATGCAGTGAAGACGATGGAGATTCTGTCTGAGATGAAGGCTAATGATCCTGATTTCAATTACACAGTACAAGTGGATGAGGAGAGCCGTATAAAAACACTGATGTGGGTAACAAGCAGAGGTTTTGATCAGTACAGGTGCTTCGGAGATGCAATAACTTTTGATAcaacataccgtaccaatctaTATGATATGCCTTTCGGTCTTTTTGTTGGAGTTAACAATCACTTTCAAAGCATAATTTTTTGTGGCGCAATGATGAGGGATGAGAAAGAGGACACATTCAAGTGGATATTCAGGGAGTTCATCCGCATGGTTGGCGGGAAACACCCGCAGACGATTCTTACTA ATCAGGCGCGTGCTATGGAGCTGGCTATTGAGGTAGAACTACCAAACACAGTACACCGTTGGTGTAAGTGGCACGTTTTGAAGAAGGTGAAGGAGTCGATGGGTGTGCTCTGGAGCAAGAACAGTAATTTTAAGATGGAGTTCCACAAGCTTGTACATCACATGATCACAGAGGAAGAATTTGGAGCTGGTTGGCAGGACATGTTGGAAAAGTACAACTTGAGGAAGCATCCATTCCTGACGCAAATATATGAGGTGCAGCATAAGTGGGCAAAGCCATATTTCAGAGGCGTGTTTTGTGCAAAGATGAATAGCACACAACGAAGTGAAAGTGCTAACCATCTGCTGAAGGGTTATGTTCCACCGGGGTGCCCTATGCATCTTTTCTTGAAACAATTCGAAAAGCTTCAGTTTGACAGGGAGTCAGAAGAGAGCTTCCAAGAGAAGAGTACATTGCTA AGTGGTGTCTCGCTTCGACTAAACCTGCCAATAGAGAGGCATGCTAGCAAGGTGTACACCCGAGCCATGTTCGAGAAATTTGATGAAGAACTATATAAATGTGGCACACATGTATTGGATGAGATTGTGCCGAGAAAGATTTATAAATCAACCCATATAGATGCGGCGGCAAGAGAAAAATGGAGTAAGGTAGAGTTCAAGATCGAAGTGAATGATGATGAGAGTTTTTTTAGTTGCGAATGTGGCACATTTGAACACTCTGGCTTGGTGTGTTGCCATGCATTGCAG GTTATGGTGTTCTTCCGTCTATCGAAGATACCCGAGAAACATATAATGAAACGATGGACAAGAGATGCACGTGATGTTCTCCCTGCATATTTGGTACGGTACCAAAGAGACAGAGGCCCTCCTTCTAGTGACACATTCAGGCATCACACAATGTACATGAAGGCGCTTGAATGTGTGTTGCTTGGTGATAGTAATGTTAAGTGCTATGGTGTTTTCATAGCTATGATGAAGGAGGTGCAAGCCGCTCTGGTGCCGTTAAGCAGTGATAAGGATGGCATGGGACTAGCAGAAAGGGAACAACAAAATCAGCTGCTTGTTCAGAACGAGCAAGAGACACTTGAGTTGCAAGGCTGTGCGACAAGGTCTCAGTGTGATGGTGAATCAAGTTGTTCAGTGATTGTAGGACAACGGAAAAAATGGCCGAGGGGTAGACCTACAACAAGCCGTGACAAAGCTCTGTATGAAGAACATTTGAAGAGATTGCGGTTCTGCACGATCTGCAAGAGTCAGGGCCACAAATGCACAACTTGCCCAGAGAGAGGCGATGTGCCCAAGGCGCCAAGGAAATTGCCAAAGTGTTCAAATTGTGGTGTGCTTGGACACAGGCGTAATGCTTGTGGCACCAAGAAATCTGGACCGTTCGAGCCTAATTTTCTGTAA